A portion of the Phacochoerus africanus isolate WHEZ1 chromosome 5, ROS_Pafr_v1, whole genome shotgun sequence genome contains these proteins:
- the PRRT2 gene encoding proline-rich transmembrane protein 2: MAASSPEVSEMKGAEEGAQTQGEGPGHSEDGTGPPQAPAGVPDEPETLPPGPDITGAPVDSEPEAGLAPETTETPTGAPEAAQATDLSANPGGESKANSSPEETRQELASKPEVSKEATADQGTHLEPAAPLEPASEPAPQLDPQSVPQPDPQPASQPTSTPVLQPEPPTQEDPTPEVLTESGGEKQENGAVVPLQAGDGDGEEGPAPHPHSPPSTKTPPANGAPPRVLQQLVEEDRIGRAHGGRPGSPRGSLSRHPSSQLAGSGVEGGEGTQKPRDYIILAILSCFCPMWPVNIVAFAYAVMSRNSLQQGDVDGAQRLGRVAKLLSIVALVGGVLIIIASCVINLGGEWGSGTGREEWKGWQGQLY; this comes from the exons ATGGCAGCCAGCAGCCCGGAGGTCTCTGAGATGAAAGGGGCAGAGGAGGGTGCCCAGACCCAGGGAGAAGGGCCCGGCCATTCTGAAGATGGAACcggccctccccaggccccagctggggTCCCAGATGAGCCAGAGACCCTGCCGCCAGGCCCAGACATCACTGGGGCCCCTGTGGACTCAGAGCCCGAGGCTGGGCTGGCTCCAGAAACCACAGAGACCCCAACTGGGGCCCCAGAAGCAGCTCAGGCCACAGACCTCAGCGCCAACCCAGGAGGGGAATCAAAGGCCAACTCCAGCCCCGAAGAAACACGCCAAGAGCTAGCATCCAAACCAGAAGTGAGCAAAGAGGCCACTGCAGACCAGGGGACCCACCTGGAACCTGCAGCCCCACTCGAGCCAGCCTCAGAGCCTGCCCCCCAGCTGGACCCCCAGTCAGTCCCTCAGCCAGACCCCCAGCCAGCTTCCCAGCCCACCTCCACACCAGTCCTTCAGCCAGAGCCACCGACCCAGGAGGACCCCACCCCTGAGGTCCTGACGGAGAGTGGGGGGGAAAAGCAGGAGAATGGGGCTGTGGTTCCCCTGCAggctggggatggggatggggaagaGGGTCCAGCCCCCCATCCTCACTCACCACCCTCAACAAAAACCCCCCCAGCCAATGGGGCTCCACCCCGCGTGCTACAGCAGCTGGTGGAGGAGGATCGAATAGGAAGGGCTCACGGGGGCCGCCCGGGATCTCCTCGGGGCAGCCTGAGCCGCCACCCTAGTTCCCAGCTGGCAGggtctggggtggaggggggtgaaGGCACCCAGAAACCTCGGGACTACATCATCCTCGCCATCCTGTCCTGCTTCTGCCCCATGTGGCCTGTCAACATCGTGGCCTTCGCTTATGCCGTCATG TCCCGGAACAGCCTGCAGCAGGGGGACGTGGATGGCGCCCAGCGTCTGGGTCGCGTGGCCAAGCTCTTAAGCATCGTGGCGCTGGTAGGGGGGGTCCTTATCATCATCGCCTCCTGCGTCATCAACTTGGGCGGTGAGTGGGGGTCTGGGACAGGCCGGGAGGAATGGAAGGGTTGGCAAGGGCAGCTTTACTAA
- the PAGR1 gene encoding PAXIP1-associated glutamate-rich protein 1, translating into MSLVRGHGDTAATAAAPLSEEGEVTSGLQALAVEDTGGPSAPADKAEEEGEGGREEAEHEGSGAEEVQGEAPSTEGEEPAQGDSEDWCVPCSDEEVELPADGQPWMPPPSEIQRLYELLAAHGTLELQAEILPRRPPTPEAQSEEERSDEEPEAKEEEEEKPHMPTEFDFDDEPMTPKDSLIDRRRTPGSSARSQKREARLDKVLSDMKRHKKLEEQILRTGRDLFSLDAADASPPSPALRASGSSLFPRQRKY; encoded by the exons ATGTCCCTTGTCCGGGGTCATGGAGACACGGCAGCCACCGCGGCGGCGCCTCTGTCTGAAGAAGGGGAAGTGACCTCCGGCCTCCAGGCTCTGGCCGTGGAGGACACCGGAGGCCCCTCTGCTCCGGCCGATAAAGCcgaggaagagggggaaggaggccGGGAGGAGGCCGAACATGAGGGGTCCGGGGCCGAGGAGGTGCAGGGAGAAGCCCCCAGCACTGAGGGGGAAGAGCCCGCCCAGGGAGACTCCGAGGACTGGTGCGTGCCCTGCAGCGATGAAGAGGTGGAGCTGCCTGCGGATGGGCAGCCCTGGATGCCACCTCCCTCCGAAATCCAACGGCTCTATGAACTGCTGGCTGCCCACGGTACCCTGGAGCTTCAGGCAGAGATCCTGCCCCGCCGACCACCTACGCCTGAGGCCCAGAGTGAAGAGGAAAGATCTGATGAGGAACCCGAGgccaaagaggaggaagaggaaaa GCCGCACATGCCCACAGAATTTGATTTTGATGATGAGCCAATGACACCAAAGGACTCCCTGATTGACCGGAGGCGCACCCCAG GAAGCTCAGCCCGGAGCCAGAAACGGGAGGCCCGCCTGGACAAGGTCCTCTCGGACATGAAGCGACACAAGAAGCTGGAGGAGCAGATCCTCCGGACCGGCAGGGACCTCTTCAGCCTGGACGCAGCGGACGCCAGCCCCCCCAGCCCCGCGCTCCGGGCCTCGGGAAGTAGCCTCTTCCCCAGGCAGCGCAAGTACTGA